A single genomic interval of Eurosta solidaginis isolate ZX-2024a chromosome 3, ASM4086904v1, whole genome shotgun sequence harbors:
- the Idgf5 gene encoding chitinase-like protein Idgf5 yields MLKVVYFVFILVVNSIEASKMVCYYDSTSYIREGPAQMSIQDLEPALQFCQFLVYGYAGIDPETYQLRPLNKDLDIARNHYRTITSLRRNHPQLLIYLSVGGDRDIASNIHENPYLSLLENQAHRNMFTNSALTLLKTYDFDGLDLAWQFPKNHRKLIENRFKKAWKAFKGWFVGQKPVDEKAEEHKSQFVSLVRELKDAFRSDGLDLTLTMLPHVDASTFIDIPSVIPLIDFVNLGSYDFQTPERDPKIADHTAPIYEMFERDPTHNIDYQVQYWLNNTAPGNKINIGVPAYGRSWVMSINSGITGYPPIEYALGPGPAGKQIRITGLMSWPDICEKLQRDKELDGEDAPLRKVGDPRQRYGSYAYRSADESGLYGLWVGYEEPSTAATKAGYVFAKGLGGVALFDVSLDDFRGQCAGEKYPILRSIKFKL; encoded by the exons GACCAGCGCAAATGTCTATTCAAGACTTAGAGCCAGCATTACAATTTTGTCAATTTCTTGTTTACGGTTATGCCGGCATCGATCCAGAAACCTATCAACTACGTCCTCTAAATAAAGATTTAGATATAGCACGAAATCATTATAGAACAATTACCAGCCTGCGTCGCAACCATCCTCAATTGCTCATATATCTTTCTGTTGGTGGTGATCGCGATATTGCAAGCAACATACATGAAAATCCCTATCTGAGCTTGCTCGAAAACCAGGCGCATCGAAATATGTTTACTAATAGCGCTTTGACGCTTTTAAAAACATACGACTTTGATGGACTCGATTTGGCCTGGCAATTTCCTAAAAATCATCGCAAACTTATTGAAAACAGATTCAAAAAAGCTTGGAAAGCTTTCAAAGGTTGGTTTGTAGGTCAGAAACCTGTGGACGAGAAAGCTGAAGAGCACAAAAGCCAATTCGTAAGTCTGGTGCGTGAATTGAAGGATGCTTTCCGTAGTGATGGCCTTGACTTGACACTAACAATGTTACCTCACGTAGATGCCAGTA CTTTCATTGATATTCCCAGTGTAATACCATTGATTGATTTCGTAAATCTTGGCAGCTACGACTTCCAAACACCCGAACGCGATCCGAAAATAGCAGATCATACCGCCCCTATATATGAAATGTTTGAACGTGATCCCACGCACAACATCGATTATCAAGTACAATATTGGCTTAATAATACAGCACCGGGTAACAAAATTAACATTGGGGTACCGGCTTATGGCCGATCATGGGTGATGTCTATCAATTCTGGTATTACTGGATATCCACCGATTGAATATGCGTTAGGTCCAGGTCCAGCTGGAAAGCAAATTCGTATAACTGGCCTAATGAGCTGGCCTGACATTTGTGAGAAGCTGCAGCGTGACAAAGAGTTGGATGGTGAAGATGCCCCATTAAGAAAAGTGGGTGATCCACGTCAACGTTACGGAAGTTATGCTTATCGATCAGCTGATGAAAGTGGACTTTATGGATTGTGGGTGGGCTATGAGGAACCCAGCACAGCAGCTACAAAGGCGGGATATGTCTTTGCGAAAGGCTTGGGTGGTGTCGCTTTGTTCGATGTATCACTTGATGATTTCCGTGGTCAATGCGCAGGAGAGAAATATCCAATATTGAGAAGCATTAAATTTAAGTTGTAA